The Bacillota bacterium LX-D genome has a window encoding:
- the cas2 gene encoding CRISPR-associated endonuclease Cas2, translating to MLVWVIYDISQDKLRSRVFKICKGYGLYSVQKSVFVGNMEPHEIDELCLRFDDIIKHDEDSVYVFPMCKSDFKAVKLLGQAFDKRLVSDGIKRLFL from the coding sequence ATGCTGGTTTGGGTTATATATGATATTAGCCAGGATAAACTTCGAAGCAGAGTTTTTAAGATTTGTAAGGGATATGGATTATATTCAGTTCAAAAAAGTGTCTTTGTAGGGAACATGGAGCCTCATGAAATTGATGAATTATGCCTACGTTTTGATGATATAATTAAGCACGATGAAGATTCAGTTTATGTCTTCCCAATGTGTAAAAGCGATTTTAAGGCAGTTAAACTGCTTGGGCAGGCTTTTGATAAAAGGCTCGTAAGTGATGGAATAAAAAGGCTATTTTTATAG
- the cas1 gene encoding CRISPR-associated endonuclease Cas1, producing the protein MELYINSYGGYLKKKDNCFQVKVDDIVQEIAVKKVNNIVITTGATLTTDAIKFALDNNVDIVFLDRSGKPFGRIWHCKFGSTSKIRRRQLEFAEDKKGASLACGWVVEKINRQEILLKKWMNTRRKVKDLLMEACKSLSESKEKLVGLNGNIEDIRSSVMGIEGNAGRLYFETLSAILPERYRFNGRSRDPARDEFNCLLNYGYGILYSIVEKACIIAGMDPFVGFIHTDGYNKKSLVFDLIEQYRPWVDEVVVGLIANRKVKASYFDQIEGGYVLNKEGKEPFISALGEFFDKKVRYNGRNVQRRNIIQLDCHRIANSLLGDLG; encoded by the coding sequence ATGGAGCTATACATAAACAGCTATGGCGGATATTTGAAAAAGAAGGATAATTGTTTTCAGGTAAAGGTTGATGATATTGTTCAAGAAATAGCAGTAAAAAAGGTCAATAATATCGTAATTACCACAGGTGCCACTTTAACAACAGATGCCATTAAATTTGCTTTGGATAATAACGTTGACATAGTTTTTTTAGACCGGAGCGGCAAGCCCTTTGGACGTATTTGGCACTGCAAGTTTGGGAGTACATCCAAAATTAGAAGGCGGCAGTTGGAGTTTGCAGAAGACAAAAAAGGTGCCTCCCTTGCCTGCGGTTGGGTTGTAGAGAAAATCAACAGGCAGGAAATTTTGCTTAAGAAATGGATGAACACAAGAAGAAAGGTAAAAGACTTACTGATGGAAGCCTGTAAATCTCTATCTGAAAGCAAAGAAAAACTTGTTGGTTTAAATGGTAATATAGAAGATATAAGGAGCAGTGTAATGGGTATCGAAGGTAATGCAGGACGGCTATATTTTGAAACCTTAAGTGCCATTCTTCCTGAACGTTATAGGTTTAACGGCAGGAGCAGGGATCCAGCGAGGGATGAGTTCAACTGTTTGCTTAATTATGGCTACGGGATACTATACAGCATAGTTGAAAAAGCATGTATCATTGCGGGGATGGATCCTTTTGTTGGATTTATCCATACAGACGGATATAATAAAAAATCTTTGGTATTCGACCTTATTGAACAATACCGTCCCTGGGTGGATGAAGTTGTAGTAGGGCTTATTGCCAACCGAAAAGTAAAGGCCAGCTATTTTGATCAAATAGAAGGGGGTTACGTACTTAATAAAGAGGGTAAAGAACCTTTTATTTCTGCTCTTGGGGAATTTTTTGACAAGAAAGTTAGGTATAATGGACGCAATGTGCAAAGGCGAAATATTATCCAATTAGATTGCCATCGGATAGCTAATTCGTTGCTTGGAGATTTGGGTTAG
- a CDS encoding CRISPR-associated endonuclease Cas6: MSSYKQLKIFRLSFPEIRLSTRAGHKLRGFVARLFPEHDEFHNHGKTGWLYRYPLIQYKVIEGTPYIIGINQGAEKLEEMEDELNELILDGSQIPIYEKALTIANEPFGILDDVVEYAFITPWMALNQRNYGQYQVSSGVEQREILRAVLTGNLLSLSKGLGYRVESKIVVDIGKIKSIETNFKEQRMIAFLGSFFVNFAIPDYLGIGKSVSRGFGTICRCLCCNH; encoded by the coding sequence ATGAGCAGTTACAAGCAGCTAAAAATTTTCCGCCTTTCATTTCCCGAAATTCGGTTATCTACCAGAGCCGGCCACAAGCTAAGAGGGTTTGTGGCCCGACTATTTCCGGAACATGACGAATTCCATAATCATGGAAAAACGGGCTGGCTTTACCGTTATCCGCTTATTCAATATAAGGTTATCGAAGGAACTCCGTATATCATTGGAATTAACCAGGGGGCTGAAAAACTTGAAGAGATGGAAGATGAGCTGAATGAGTTAATTCTCGATGGAAGTCAAATTCCAATCTATGAAAAAGCCTTAACTATTGCAAATGAGCCCTTTGGCATTCTGGATGATGTGGTAGAGTATGCCTTTATAACGCCTTGGATGGCCTTAAATCAAAGGAATTACGGGCAATATCAAGTTAGTTCAGGTGTAGAACAAAGGGAAATACTAAGAGCCGTTTTAACAGGCAATCTATTGTCACTTTCAAAGGGGCTCGGATACAGGGTTGAGTCTAAAATTGTCGTTGATATTGGTAAAATTAAATCTATAGAGACTAATTTCAAAGAGCAAAGAATGATTGCCTTTTTAGGAAGCTTCTTTGTTAACTTTGCAATCCCAGATTACCTGGGTATAGGAAAATCAGTATCCCGTGGCTTTGGCACTATCTGCCGCTGTTTATGTTGCAATCATTAA
- the cas3 gene encoding CRISPR-associated helicase Cas3' — protein MKTSYSFRLKARPDELLVDHALQTANSCREKMLDVLPSLGIPAGFLKNVSYLIGLGHDLGKATTYFQKRLEDPSFKTAVTNHSELSAMITWDLVQQYGTQNKCDPELVKLVGVLAYLVVRKHHGAIGNAENILETDADEDVLEKQLGSLDIAEVLAIIAESEIPVEYQWNKEVLLKLRKTVWKSWDKLLDYSGMPLYYLHKLFFSALVASDKGSVILQGRKPSLAQGDGSKIPMIEHYKKKFNGDSTLDIMREELYQEALRNVEKFLDNPLLSLNMPTGTGKTLTSLAVAYRIKELLNKSGPIIYCLPFTSVIDQNYQVFEEVIENYSKRLPTSSELIKHHYLAAKDYKDAEQEWNPDESRFLIQAWESELIVTTFVQLFHTLAGNGNRQLIKLHRLKNAVIILDEVQAIPVKYWCFIRKVLKTLAQELQCHIILVTATLPLIFDQSEIKNLITKPQAYFQKVNRTKLKLYHTKPLLLQDFYHHLECLIEQNNNKDILIVLNTIQSAAQVYDYLKDKEYQRDYFYLSSYVVPKERTERLKQLKDKKNKKQKPKLIVTTQLIEAGVDLDVGLVIRDFGPLDAINQVAGRCNRHWNRSEAEQVYIFRLLNDKGKDFAFMIYDPILLLATQECLNGASEVPEQDYWLLNNKYFEKLKIKRSEEDKKLIDLAGRLEHDTVSRSFQLIEDLPKTPVFIQLDAEAEKLWQKYLAMINEKEAWQQKEAFSEFKKEFMEYVINVTEKDTAGLSQVEDFYLISKEQLNDFYHLETGFIRKG, from the coding sequence GTGAAAACATCATATTCCTTTAGACTTAAAGCTAGGCCTGATGAACTATTAGTTGACCATGCTTTGCAAACAGCTAATAGTTGCCGTGAAAAAATGTTGGATGTCTTACCGTCGTTGGGAATCCCTGCTGGCTTTTTAAAAAACGTTTCTTATCTTATTGGCCTTGGGCACGATCTAGGAAAGGCAACTACATACTTCCAAAAAAGGTTAGAAGATCCTAGTTTTAAAACCGCAGTTACTAATCATAGTGAACTATCGGCCATGATCACCTGGGATTTGGTGCAGCAATATGGTACTCAAAATAAATGCGACCCAGAGCTGGTAAAGTTAGTTGGTGTATTGGCTTACCTAGTAGTACGGAAGCATCATGGTGCTATAGGCAATGCTGAAAATATTTTAGAAACCGATGCGGATGAAGATGTTCTTGAAAAGCAGCTTGGTTCTTTGGATATAGCGGAAGTTTTAGCAATTATAGCTGAAAGCGAAATTCCGGTTGAATATCAGTGGAATAAAGAAGTATTGTTAAAACTACGTAAAACTGTCTGGAAGAGCTGGGACAAGCTTTTGGATTATTCCGGGATGCCACTGTATTATTTACATAAACTTTTCTTTTCAGCATTAGTGGCTAGCGATAAAGGTTCAGTTATCTTGCAAGGCCGGAAACCAAGCTTGGCGCAGGGTGACGGTAGCAAGATACCAATGATAGAACATTATAAAAAGAAATTTAATGGGGATTCTACATTGGATATAATGCGTGAGGAGTTATACCAAGAAGCACTCAGAAATGTTGAAAAATTTCTGGATAACCCACTGTTGAGTTTAAACATGCCAACGGGGACGGGAAAAACCCTTACTTCGCTGGCTGTTGCCTATAGGATTAAAGAATTGCTGAACAAATCAGGTCCTATAATTTACTGCCTGCCATTTACCAGTGTAATTGATCAAAATTATCAAGTTTTTGAAGAGGTAATTGAAAACTATAGTAAGAGGCTTCCTACCAGTAGTGAATTAATTAAACATCACTATTTAGCTGCAAAAGACTATAAGGATGCTGAGCAAGAATGGAATCCTGATGAAAGCCGGTTTTTAATACAAGCCTGGGAATCAGAACTTATTGTTACAACCTTTGTGCAACTATTTCATACCTTGGCTGGAAACGGAAATCGCCAACTCATAAAGCTACACAGACTGAAAAATGCAGTAATTATTCTTGATGAAGTCCAAGCTATTCCGGTTAAGTACTGGTGTTTTATTCGAAAAGTGCTAAAAACCCTGGCGCAGGAATTGCAATGCCACATTATTTTAGTCACAGCTACACTACCATTGATTTTTGATCAGAGCGAGATTAAGAACTTAATCACTAAGCCCCAAGCTTACTTTCAAAAAGTTAACCGAACTAAATTAAAACTTTATCATACTAAGCCACTTTTACTACAGGATTTTTATCACCATTTAGAATGTTTAATTGAACAAAATAATAATAAAGACATCTTAATAGTTTTAAATACCATTCAAAGTGCAGCTCAGGTTTATGATTATTTAAAGGATAAGGAATATCAAAGGGATTATTTCTACCTTTCAAGTTATGTAGTTCCCAAAGAAAGAACGGAACGGCTTAAGCAGCTAAAGGATAAGAAAAATAAGAAGCAAAAACCTAAATTGATTGTCACAACTCAATTGATTGAGGCTGGTGTAGATCTAGACGTAGGTTTGGTTATAAGAGATTTTGGACCTTTAGATGCTATTAATCAAGTCGCAGGTAGGTGTAACCGGCATTGGAATCGTAGTGAAGCTGAACAAGTCTATATTTTCCGGCTTTTAAATGATAAAGGTAAGGACTTTGCATTTATGATCTATGACCCCATTCTACTCTTGGCAACACAGGAATGTCTTAATGGGGCTAGCGAAGTGCCGGAACAAGATTACTGGCTCTTGAACAATAAGTATTTCGAAAAGTTAAAGATAAAACGGTCGGAAGAAGACAAAAAACTGATTGACTTGGCTGGGAGGTTGGAACATGATACTGTATCCCGCAGTTTCCAGCTCATTGAGGATTTGCCCAAGACTCCAGTATTTATTCAGCTTGATGCTGAGGCTGAAAAACTCTGGCAAAAATATCTTGCTATGATTAATGAAAAAGAAGCATGGCAACAAAAAGAGGCTTTCAGCGAGTTTAAAAAAGAATTTATGGAATATGTAATAAATGTTACTGAAAAAGATACTGCAGGTCTTTCCCAGGTGGAAGATTTTTATTTAATTTCCAAAGAACAGTTGAATGATTTTTATCATTTGGAAACTGGTTTCATTAGAAAGGGGTAA
- the cas5b gene encoding type I-B CRISPR-associated protein Cas5b, with translation MEKCLVFEVRGDWAHFRKIYTTSSPLSYSIPPRTTTAGLIAAVIGLDKTQYYDYFTKDRASIAVRIINPIRKFRIGLNFINTKTAKMFAQIRERTQVKQELVKKPHYRIYFYHTDQEMYQNLQGFLERGQSFYTPYLGLSEYLAHIEYIGELAIREVNGGVEVPIHSVLPLHDKFPINFDQDDPDQRGEYFKETMPNDFERGNQRVVNEFAKVLFERKGKAIKCTPNKYWQVGNGENIIFL, from the coding sequence ATGGAGAAATGCCTCGTCTTTGAGGTAAGGGGGGATTGGGCACATTTTCGAAAGATCTATACCACATCCTCCCCGCTAAGTTACTCAATACCTCCCCGGACTACCACAGCAGGGTTAATTGCTGCTGTCATCGGTTTAGATAAAACCCAATACTATGATTATTTTACTAAAGATAGAGCCAGTATCGCTGTCCGTATAATTAATCCTATTAGGAAGTTTCGAATTGGCTTAAATTTTATAAATACCAAAACTGCAAAAATGTTTGCGCAAATTAGGGAGCGTACTCAAGTAAAACAAGAATTGGTTAAGAAACCACATTACCGCATTTACTTTTACCACACTGATCAGGAAATGTATCAAAATTTGCAAGGGTTTTTGGAACGAGGTCAAAGCTTTTATACACCTTATCTGGGTTTAAGTGAGTATTTAGCCCATATAGAATACATAGGTGAATTAGCTATTCGGGAAGTTAACGGGGGTGTAGAAGTACCTATCCATTCAGTGCTTCCATTGCACGATAAATTCCCCATAAATTTTGACCAGGATGACCCAGATCAACGGGGAGAATATTTCAAAGAAACTATGCCTAACGATTTTGAACGGGGAAATCAACGGGTTGTTAACGAATTTGCCAAAGTACTTTTCGAAAGAAAAGGTAAGGCAATTAAGTGTACACCTAATAAGTACTGGCAGGTGGGCAACGGTGAAAACATCATATTCCTTTAG
- the cas7b gene encoding type I-B CRISPR-associated protein Cas7/Csh2, whose protein sequence is MSNLLQRSEIVFLYDIKDANPNGDPLDGNKPRMDEETGINLVTDVRLKRTIRDYLYDFKGQEIFVREIFKENGTIQSGKERSADFGKDAQEVAKNVLDKCIDVRLFGATIPLNNNSVTFTGPVQFNMGRSLHKVEVTYIKGTGAFASGESSKQKTFREEYIVPYSLIGFYGIINENAAQHTNLAEQDVDLLMEAIWNGTKNLISRSKIGQMPRLLLKVDYAEHSYHIGDLLSGIKLITSKSDEREIRGMDDFVLDFSGLVNKLEKNRQRIAGIKLQVDEGLQIQKEGQAIELAKVISDLGIKLDVMQF, encoded by the coding sequence ATGAGTAACTTATTGCAACGCTCGGAAATAGTTTTTCTGTACGATATTAAGGACGCTAATCCTAATGGTGATCCATTAGATGGGAACAAGCCACGGATGGATGAAGAAACAGGTATTAACTTGGTTACTGATGTTAGATTGAAACGGACAATAAGGGACTATTTATATGATTTTAAAGGCCAAGAAATTTTTGTCCGGGAGATATTTAAAGAGAACGGAACTATTCAATCAGGCAAAGAACGGTCTGCAGACTTCGGTAAAGATGCTCAGGAAGTTGCGAAAAATGTTTTGGACAAATGCATTGATGTGCGTTTATTCGGTGCTACGATTCCGCTAAATAATAATTCGGTAACTTTTACAGGACCGGTGCAATTTAATATGGGAAGATCCTTGCATAAGGTGGAAGTGACCTACATTAAAGGTACGGGTGCGTTTGCCTCAGGTGAATCCAGCAAGCAAAAAACCTTCCGGGAGGAATATATTGTTCCCTACTCATTAATTGGTTTTTACGGCATCATTAATGAAAATGCTGCCCAACATACCAATCTGGCAGAGCAAGATGTGGATTTGCTCATGGAAGCAATTTGGAATGGGACAAAAAACTTGATTTCCCGCTCTAAGATCGGGCAAATGCCTAGATTATTGTTGAAGGTTGACTATGCAGAACATTCTTACCACATAGGCGATTTACTAAGCGGAATTAAATTAATCACTTCCAAGTCCGATGAAAGAGAAATACGGGGAATGGATGATTTTGTCTTAGATTTCTCAGGTTTAGTGAATAAGCTGGAGAAGAACAGACAACGCATTGCCGGTATTAAATTGCAAGTTGATGAAGGTTTACAGATTCAGAAGGAAGGTCAAGCTATAGAATTGGCTAAGGTTATAAGTGACTTGGGAATAAAATTGGACGTCATGCAATTCTAG
- a CDS encoding TIGR02556 family CRISPR-associated protein, translating to MIEAIKNIGEIELAHLRANQGTILDIFTADPSDGGKYGKVLFIKLSKKGDSYRYNGIEDRGYRSEAIGRYLYRSGTGARGADVTPTAKLTEASKTVPNKIIRAVNDALSFAGKKHDEEKGELEKVKLVLEAEEKQIIADIQEKQKQLGKEGTKVIISLMIAEDGEEKWVGDWNIFRDKFKADCEKLFSEKYGKVAASENKICAVCLEKKEVYGFASTFQFYTLDKPGYVAGGFRQQDAWKNYPVCFNCGTQLELGKKYVERHLTKSFYNRQLMIIPKTLWIEDLQLVLKSLEARLTPKQEDSGTVKKKQSEVESIRFAEENIIDSLGSIGQQVTYNFMFFEEKQSGAVFNILLNIEDVLPSRLNYIYSKLKEVNSMNQFKNFPVGKGEQSFRLHLGIFNELFPYKTHNRYFLESIYSLIADKPINAHFLLTRLMEKISEQFKRPDNEEKKFYDNFIAWRYFQLITYLGRLGLLPDLLKNGGEKPVNESSKYNLKDFPSVEAMFDAFFANQNGLYDHPGAKACFMVGYLSQHLINFQRKALGRMPFKIQMKGLALKEKDIRDLYRKLQAKFLDYVEAYEKEFYPCSMEFELLTKYIQAAGKDWRLTMQEVGFFVAVGMNGKNLFNFAKEGKEDE from the coding sequence ATGATTGAAGCAATTAAAAATATTGGGGAAATTGAATTAGCGCATTTACGAGCAAATCAAGGTACAATTCTTGATATCTTTACTGCGGACCCCAGTGACGGGGGTAAGTATGGCAAAGTTTTGTTTATTAAATTAAGCAAAAAGGGTGACTCTTACCGATACAATGGTATAGAGGATCGAGGTTACCGTTCTGAGGCTATCGGTCGGTATTTGTACAGATCAGGCACTGGTGCCCGTGGAGCAGATGTAACCCCTACGGCAAAATTAACTGAAGCTTCAAAAACAGTGCCAAATAAAATCATCAGAGCTGTTAATGATGCTCTTTCATTTGCAGGAAAAAAGCATGATGAAGAAAAGGGAGAACTGGAAAAGGTTAAGCTGGTTTTAGAAGCGGAGGAAAAACAAATTATTGCTGACATCCAGGAAAAACAAAAACAATTAGGTAAAGAAGGAACTAAAGTTATAATTTCTCTAATGATCGCTGAAGATGGCGAAGAAAAATGGGTTGGCGACTGGAATATCTTTCGTGATAAATTCAAGGCCGATTGTGAAAAGCTTTTTTCTGAAAAATATGGCAAGGTTGCAGCATCAGAGAATAAAATATGTGCCGTATGTCTCGAAAAAAAAGAAGTATACGGATTTGCCAGTACCTTCCAATTTTATACTTTGGATAAGCCAGGATACGTAGCCGGAGGATTTCGCCAACAGGATGCGTGGAAAAATTACCCTGTATGTTTCAATTGTGGAACACAACTGGAACTTGGCAAAAAATACGTTGAACGCCATTTGACGAAGTCTTTTTACAACAGGCAGTTAATGATTATACCAAAAACACTGTGGATAGAGGACTTGCAGCTGGTGCTTAAAAGTTTGGAAGCCAGACTTACTCCTAAGCAAGAAGATAGTGGAACTGTCAAGAAAAAACAGTCTGAAGTTGAAAGCATTCGCTTTGCAGAGGAAAACATTATTGATAGTTTGGGCTCTATTGGACAACAGGTAACATATAACTTCATGTTCTTTGAAGAAAAGCAAAGCGGCGCTGTGTTCAATATTCTTTTGAACATTGAAGATGTCCTACCTTCCCGGCTTAATTACATTTACAGCAAGCTAAAAGAGGTCAATTCAATGAACCAGTTTAAAAATTTCCCAGTAGGAAAAGGTGAACAGTCCTTCAGGCTCCATCTTGGTATTTTTAATGAGCTATTTCCGTACAAAACGCATAACCGCTACTTTTTAGAAAGCATTTACTCGCTGATTGCGGACAAGCCTATAAATGCACATTTTTTACTTACCAGGTTAATGGAGAAAATTTCCGAACAGTTTAAACGCCCGGATAATGAGGAGAAAAAATTTTATGACAACTTTATTGCCTGGCGGTACTTCCAACTCATTACCTATTTAGGTCGGCTGGGTTTATTACCCGATTTATTAAAAAATGGAGGTGAAAAACCAGTGAATGAATCTTCAAAATATAACCTTAAGGACTTCCCTTCAGTAGAGGCGATGTTTGACGCTTTTTTTGCCAATCAAAACGGCCTTTATGACCATCCTGGTGCCAAGGCGTGTTTTATGGTAGGATACCTTTCGCAACACTTGATTAATTTTCAACGTAAAGCATTAGGTAGAATGCCTTTTAAAATTCAAATGAAAGGCCTGGCTTTAAAAGAAAAGGACATCCGTGATTTGTATAGAAAACTGCAGGCAAAATTTCTTGATTATGTTGAGGCCTATGAAAAAGAGTTTTACCCATGTAGCATGGAATTTGAATTGCTGACCAAGTATATTCAGGCAGCCGGTAAAGACTGGCGCTTAACTATGCAAGAAGTTGGCTTTTTTGTTGCTGTAGGGATGAATGGAAAGAATTTATTTAACTTTGCTAAGGAGGGTAAAGAAGATGAGTAA
- a CDS encoding type II toxin-antitoxin system RelE/ParE family toxin: MKKYKIKMLPAAKVDLGDMIDYLSQFYPSTALKQYDRIIEKINALKEFPFMYEEYPVDVIGFRYRKMVVDKYLIFYIVLEDTIEIHRIINSRMDLTKIIK; this comes from the coding sequence TTGAAAAAATATAAGATTAAAATGCTTCCTGCCGCAAAGGTGGATTTGGGTGATATGATTGATTATTTATCCCAATTCTACCCAAGCACAGCTTTAAAACAATATGATAGAATTATAGAAAAAATTAATGCTTTAAAAGAATTCCCATTTATGTATGAGGAATATCCAGTAGATGTAATAGGCTTTAGATACAGAAAGATGGTAGTTGATAAATACTTAATATTTTATATTGTGTTAGAAGATACAATCGAGATTCACCGAATTATAAATTCAAGAATGGATTTAACAAAGATTATAAAATGA
- a CDS encoding type II toxin-antitoxin system Phd/YefM family antitoxin, with translation MPHIRPVSDLRNNFADISRVVHETAEPVFLTKNGYGDMVVMSMEAYERLKMDILIYEKLKEAALEAKSTDVRYDFDEVSKEMRGKLIEKI, from the coding sequence ATGCCGCATATCAGACCAGTTTCAGATTTAAGAAATAATTTTGCTGATATTTCGAGGGTTGTTCATGAAACCGCCGAACCTGTATTCTTGACCAAGAATGGCTATGGTGATATGGTTGTAATGAGTATGGAAGCTTATGAAAGACTTAAGATGGACATTTTGATTTATGAAAAATTAAAAGAAGCTGCGTTGGAAGCAAAATCAACAGATGTAAGATATGATTTTGATGAGGTTTCAAAAGAAATGAGGGGGAAACTCATTGAAAAAATATAA
- a CDS encoding helix-turn-helix domain-containing protein, which produces MKIEIDEKQIAESIINDLKRHNLLGNIQNVTVIYNAESQDILYTVSEVAELVKCNSAYIYSLIKAGLLPAIKLGSMKVRRNALLEFLEKFEGKDLTDPFNVKDIES; this is translated from the coding sequence ATGAAAATAGAAATTGATGAAAAGCAAATTGCTGAATCAATTATTAATGATTTGAAAAGGCATAACCTTTTAGGTAATATTCAAAATGTTACTGTCATTTATAATGCTGAATCACAGGATATTCTTTATACTGTAAGTGAAGTTGCTGAACTGGTTAAATGTAATTCAGCTTACATTTACAGTTTAATTAAGGCAGGTTTACTACCAGCTATAAAACTTGGAAGCATGAAGGTAAGAAGAAATGCATTATTGGAATTCTTGGAAAAGTTTGAAGGCAAGGATTTAACTGACCCATTTAATGTAAAGGATATTGAAAGTTAA
- a CDS encoding DUF2577 domain-containing protein, whose amino-acid sequence MTMSKLHNTIAQIAYETIKSKDPCSIMFGTVISISPLKINIEQKLTLDESFLILTNNVKDYDVEMVVDHETEYTSGGSGDSSFSSHNHGYKGTKTFRIKQGLKVGEKVILVRVQGGQKFIVLDRI is encoded by the coding sequence ATGACTATGTCAAAATTGCACAACACAATTGCACAAATTGCATATGAAACTATAAAAAGTAAAGACCCTTGTTCAATAATGTTTGGGACTGTAATAAGTATATCCCCATTGAAAATAAATATAGAACAAAAATTAACACTGGATGAATCATTCTTAATATTAACAAATAATGTAAAGGATTATGATGTTGAAATGGTTGTTGACCATGAAACAGAATATACCAGCGGTGGAAGCGGTGACAGTTCCTTTTCAAGTCATAATCATGGCTATAAAGGAACAAAGACATTCAGGATTAAGCAAGGCTTGAAGGTTGGTGAAAAAGTAATACTTGTAAGGGTTCAAGGCGGGCAGAAATTTATTGTATTGGATAGAATATAA